ATTGGTGTCAATTTGTACCGTCTGATGACCCCAATGCCCGACGATCAAGTGATAGTCGGAGGCCATGAAGTTGTTGTCGACCAGTTGCCCTTGGGTATTGGTGGTGTATGTGGTTGGAATTCCACTTGTAACTTCCTGGAAGACAACACCTGCATTGGCTACAGGATTGCCTGTGCCGGTCTCAATGACATTCACCGTCATGGCGACTCTGGGATTGGGAACCAAGGCGATGTTGCGCAACGTGAGAACGCCGTGATCCAGCAATGCCGTAATCGTGGTGTCTCTGTAGCCGTATTTTGCGTAGCGAATGGTGTAGGTACCTGAATCGGCTACGCCCGTGGCATATTCACCAAAGTTGGAGGAGAGATCGGAAGAAGGTGTGCCGAGAATCGTGATGGACGCATTTGTAAGCGGATTGCCGTTTGAGAAATCCGTTACAGTCCCTTCGAGGTAGCAGGCACGTTTGTATGTCGGATTGAGAACCCAGAATCCTTGGCTCATGTCCGCTGCATAGATGCGTCCGCTCGGAGAGAAGCATTCCAGCCCCCAAACCCCGTCAAAACCCGGTCCCGACAAGGGATTGGTATCAAAATAACCGACTTCGATCATGTTGTGGGGACGTGCAGCGTCCACGATGTTGACGCCGTCCTTGTAGTAGGCGAGCACAAGAAAGTCGTTGAGCACCTTGACATTGTGAGGGATGGATTGCCCGCCGCTCAAGCTTGAGCGGTACCTGCCGACTTCAAAAATATTGGCGGGATTGGAAATGTCGTAGGCTGCGACGTAGGCCGCGTCGACCTCGTCTGTGGTGAAGCAGATGTTACCGGCATCGTTGAGCCAAGTGTTGTGGGTGAATTGGTCCGGGGTCAAGACCTGTCCAATCGAGACAGGATTTGTCGGATTGCCAAGGTCCACCATGTGCATGAACCCTTGGTAAATTTCGCCGAGATAGGCAGTATCGTTGCGGACGTAGGCATCGTGCACATATTGACCGTCGTAAGCGCCGAGCCTGCTCGGGCGCCATGGATCTGCAAGCGAATAAATGCTCACGCCACCATTGTCAATGTTCGCCCCAAAAATGTAGAGGCGATCACCTTCGATCATCAGGGTGTGTTGTGAGGTCATGCCGTCGATGACCGTGTCGATGTGCGCTACCGAGGTGGGCAAATTTCCAAGGTCAATGATCCGCAACCCAGCGCCGCCTTCATTGGTGATATAGGCATAGTGCTGATAAACAGCAACTTCATGCCACATAATCGGCGCCTGAGCCGGGATTTCAAACAAAACCGCGGGGCTCGCCGGGTTGGCAAGCGAGATAATGCTCGTTCCGAATTCATGTCCAAGGATCGCGTATTCCACGCCGGCATCGGTATAGACCTCGACATCAGAGCAGATGTCGTTGTAGGGAATATGGCTGACGAGGGAAATGTTTTTGGAAACGATGGGTTGTGCGGAAGCAGCAAAAGTAAATAGGAGCAGAACCAAAAAAGATGTCAATGTTTTTATCATAAGGGAAGGATTCGATTTCATTTACCAAAGCCAAAAGTAGACCGAAGATAGGGGCAAATGGTTGCATTGGTTGCTAAATTCTTTTTGGGAGGTATCGGCGAGGGATAAGCCTTTTTGTCCTTCCTGGCTATAGGTTACCGTTATGGATAATAAAAATGAGAATCGAAGAGATTATATGTAAGTTTTTTGGATAAAATTCTCGATTCTCCTCCAATTTGTTAAATAATTGGTTCATAGAATTTTGCGAGATTGTATGCCTCAATTTTGCCTTAAATCTTACCCTTTTAGGCTTCTGTTTTATAAAAAAATCATTCATTGGAGTGTTATTTTTGTGTAGGATTTTTATTACTTTGTGTGTCGAATGGTGTCTGGCAAGATTCCTTTCGATCGACCGAGAACCTGTAACGGAGAAAGATAGAAGAAATCTGATTTAGAATTCTGCCGGTGCTTGATTCAAGGGTGATGTTCTTTGTTTTCAGTCATTGATTCAATTTAACCACTATGAAAATTAGAAAAATTCAAGTCATGTTATTCGCCTTGATGGTTGGAACGACATGGGCATTGAGTTGTCTACCTCGATTGGTCTCAGCGCAGACGGTCACCGACCCCTCGGTGCTGGTCAGGAACTACGACCTCCAGAAGCGGCAAACAGTGCAGGCTTTCCAAACTCCGGAAGGGTCAAACACCAGAACAGGGAACCCGAAAACCCTTTCAGAAACTGTAAATCCATTGAGTGCGGCAAGGGTGGGGGATCTTGAAAATCCTTCGGCTAACCTTCCTGCTTGCTTTGTGCCGGTGGATGGTAGTTTCACGTCCATTCCAAGGAACGACGATGGGTCTTTTGGTCCCATCGCATTGCCATTTACATTTAGTTTATATGGCACAAATTACAACCAAGTGTGGATCAACACCAATGGAAACCTAACGTTTACAGGCCCTTACGGTGTCTATAGCGCTTCGGGTTTCCCCTTCAACGTTCCGATGGTCGCGCCATTTTGGGCAGACGTCGATACGCGCACGGGCGGAATGATTTACTACAAGGTGAATCCGACAAATTTGATTGTCACTTGGAATGGTGTCGGCTATTATAGTCAGCATATTGAGAAACTTAACACCTTTCAATGTATCATTGGCACGAATAATGATCCTTTAATCGGTCTTGGTCAGAACGTTTGCTTTCACTACGGTGATATGCAATGGACGACTGGTGATGCATCTGGCGGATCTGCAGGTTTTGGTGGTACGCCTTCTACCGTGGGCATCAATCAAGGCAACAGCATTGACTATATTCAAATCGGTCGTTTTGGTGTGAATTCTTCTGCCTATGATGGCCCAGGCGGCGCGACAGATGGTATTAATTACCTTGACGATCAGTGTACCTGCTTCAACGTAAGCAACTCCGGGAATATTCCTCCAACCACGAGTACGATTCCATCCAACAATACCGTCAACATTGCTTGTGGTCAGACGCTGACCTTTCCAGTGACTTTTATCGCGCCTGAAGTCAATCAGACTGTATCCACCGTGGTCAATACTGGCGGACTTTGCAACACGACTGTCAGCTCTACAAGTGGAGCAACTTCAACTACAACGATTACAATCACCGGTGCACCTTGCAACCAAGGAACCCATACGATCAGCCTGACTGCGACCGACAATGGTTTTCCCGTTGGTTCTGTTACTGAGGTGATCACCGTAAATGTCGGTAGCTGTTGCAACCTCACGGCCTCGATTGCCAGCACTACCCCGGCAAGCTGCCCGGGCACGGCAACTGGATCTGTCGACTTAAGCGTTGCTGGCGCAGGTGGCGCAGTCACATATATATGGAGTAACGGTGCGACCACACAAGACTTGAGCAACGTACCTGCAGGTACTTATTCGGTTACTGTGACCTCCGTGGGATGTACAGCGACAGCCACTGCCACGGTGGGCACGACCCCCGATCTCACCAATCCAGTGATCAACTGCCCTGGCAATATCACTGTGAACAATGCTCCAGGCCTCTGTAGCTCGGTTGTAACTTTTGGTGCAACGGCAACGGACAATTGCGGTACGGTCTCGGTTGTACAGACAAGCGGAAGCCCTTCGGGATCAGCTTTTCCGGTAGGCAATTCCTCTGTCACATTCCGTGCAACGGATGGATCCGGACGCACGTCAACCTGCAGTTTTGTGGTCACGGTCATCGACAACGAAGCCCCTATAGTAACATGTGGCAGCGGCGGTTTGATTTCGGGTCCGAATCACAATTCATTTGACAACGACGTCACGTTGGCAAATGAGCCAGGAATCTGCGGTGCCTTGCATGAATTCGATAATGAGGTCACCGACAACTGTCCAGGATTCAGCTTCGTCCAAACAGCTGGTCTGCCTTCTGGAAGTACCTATCCCGTTGGCGCTACGACGAATACGTTCCTCGCAACGGACGCCTCTGGCAATACAACCGAGTGTTCCTTTGTCGTAACCGTCGTCGATGTTGAGGCTCCAGTGGTGAATTGCCCAGCTGGGGTCACACTCAACAGCAACAATGGCGTTTGCGGTGCTGTGGTCTCCTATGCAGTTTCAACTTCCGACAATTGCCCCGGACAGACGCTCAGCCAGACAGCCGGTTTGACCAGCGGCTCTCTTTTTCCCGTAGGTACGACCACGAATGATTTTGTCGTGGTGGATGCCGCAGGCAATCAGAGTGCATGCTCTTATGTTGTGACCGTGGTGGATGCCCAGAGTCCGACGATCACTTGCCCCGCCAACATCACGGTCAATAACGACCTAGGCAGCTGCAGTGCGCTGGTTAGCTACGCTGTTGCGAGCTCCGACAATTGTCCAGGAGCTACCACTGTGCAGACTGCAGGACTACCAAGTGGTACGACGTTCCCGTTTGGCAACACGACGAACACGTTCATAGTGACCGCTGCCAATGGCCAAACTGCCTCTTGCTCCTTCAATGTCGCAGTGACGCCAACAAGTACCTTGGACACTGACGCGGATGGTTTGTTGAACATTTGCGATTTCGACGACGACAACGACGGCATCACCGACTCCACTGAGTGCCCAGGAACATTCTTCTGGTCCAATCCACCTACGGTAACAGGAGTTAACACGGCAAGGTACCATCAATGGCATCAATTACACTTATACCTCCAGCCAGCAGGTATTTACAAGCCCTTCCATTTTTGCTTACGGGACATTCCCTACTAGCTATGGAATTCCAAACCAGGGAGTCATTCGCAATCTTCTTACGAGTACCAACACAATTACTTTCGCATCTCCGATGGTGAACCCCATCTTGGCTTCGCTTCGATCGGTAGTGGAAGTATTTCAGTTGGGGTCAACTTCACCGTTCCGATTACTGTTCTATGGTCCACGGCTGTAGTGCAGAATTCTCCAACCCAAATCACCGGTTTGGAAGGATATACCCTTATCCAGCTCAATGGTACTTTCTCTAGCATTACGTTCTCTTATCTCAACAACGAGAACTATGTCAATTTCTTCTTCGGTGCTAATTTCCCGAGCTTTACCTGCGATACCGACGGCGATGGTTTGATGAATATTGTCGATTTGGATTCAGACAATGACGGATGTTCCGATGCAAATGAAGCCTACAATAACCCTAATGCCGATGCTGGGGATGGAGGCATTTATGGAACAGGTATTCCTACCTTACTTGCTGGTACTGCGAATGCGAACGGTCTTGTGAATTCCGCTGGACTTATCGGAAATTTCCGTTATTCTACCTTCCCAGCGTCTACGACGCAAGGATATCGTAAGAATCTGCAAGGCGTGAACGTGAATGCTGGAAGTCCTCCTAACAGGCTTGTAGCTCTTGGCGGGAACACACTTCCGTCGTCACTGCGACTTCCCTGCCTACATCCCCTGCTACGACACTTGGCACCACCACGGTAAATACGATCGCCTATCAGTGGCAGGTCAGCACGAATGGTGGAACTACTTGGGCGAATATTACTGCTCCCGGAGCTTCGCCAACCTATTCCGGGTTCGCAGGCAACGCAGCTAACGGGTCACGTCACTCTAACGTCGGGCTCTGCGGGTCAAACCGGGGTTTGCCCTGGCCACGCGGCACCCCCACCGCTTGGCGGGCCTCCCAGGAACGGTTCCCCCACCCCCCCCCCCCCGCTCGCCGCCGCCCGAGCCGACACGCACTTCATCACGACCGCCTGACATTCATGGCACAGCAACGCCGGATCCCGTTCAGGAACATCGACGATCACCTGCCCAGCCACAACCAGCTTCAGCCGGGGCCACCCACACTACACGGCAGGTTGGTCGGACGCTACCGCTACCGCACCAGGGCACGCTTCAGCACCTCTGACGGTCAACGACACGAGATCCAACGATCACTTGCCCGCCAATATCACTGTCAACAATGATGAGGCAACTGCAGCGCTTGGTCAGCTGGCGCAACGGCAACTGACAATTGCGGCATCGCCTCGATTGTCGAACGCCTGCGAGCGGCAGCACATGCAGTCGGAACCAGCACCGTCAACGCCTTGACGACTGACATCCACGGCAACACAGCGCTGCAGCTTCACCGTGACGGTCAATGACAACGAGGCACCTGTGGCCAACTGCCAGAATTTAACCGTGCAATTGGACGCCAACGGCGCAGGCAGCATCACCACGGGAGACGTGAACAACGGCAGCAGCGACAACTGCGGCATTGCCAGCTACGCCCTGAACAACAGCAGCTTCAACTGCGCCAATACCGGTGCCAACACCGTCGTATTGACCGTCTTTGACATTCATGGCAACAGCAGCACCTGCACTGCCACGATCACCGTTCAGGACAACATCAATCCGACGATCACCTGCCCAGCCAACATCACGGTAAGCAATGACGCAGGTCTTTGCAGCGCAGTGTAGGCTACACCGCTACCGCTGCTGATAACTGCAGCGCCACGGGAGCTACCCGGGCAGCGTGTTTGCAGTCGGAACCGGCAGCGTGACCGCTACCGCAACCGATCCATCCGGCAACGCTGTCAATTGCACCTTCACTGTGACGGTCAATGACAACGAGAATCCAACGATCACTTGCCCTGCCAATATCACTGTGAACAATGATGTAGGCAACTGCAGCGCTGTGGTCAGCTATGGCGCAACGGCAACTGACAATTGCGGCATTGCCTCGATCGTCGAGACACCTGCAAGCGGCAGCACATTCGCAGTCGTTGAACAACAGCAACTTCAGCTGCGCCAACACCGGTGCCAACACCGTCGTATTGACTGTTCTGGACATTCATGGCAACAGCAGCAACTGCACAGCGACGATCACCGTTCAGGACAACATCAACCCTACGATCACCTGCCCAGCCAACATCACGGTAAGCAATGACGCAGGTCTTTGCAGTGCAGTGGTAGGCTACACCGCTACCGCTGCTGACAACTGCAGCGCCACGGTGAGCTACAGCATCGCTCCAGGCAGCGTGTTTGCAGTCGGAACCGGCAGCGTGACCGCTACCGCAACCGATCCATCGGGCAACGCTGTCAATTGCACCTTCACTGTGACGGTCAATGACAACGAGAATCCAACGATCACTTGCCCAGCGAATGTGAACGTTTCTTGTGTACGTGACCTTCCTGCAGCCAATACGGCAGTTGTAGGAAGCAGTGACAATTGCGGTGTTGCTGCTGTGACGCATGTCGGAGACGTGACTACCGGCACAGGTTGTACTGGCAATGCACGCGTAATCTTGCGCACTTACCGCGTGACCGATATCTACGGCAACAGCGTGACTTGTGTGCAGACCTTGACGGCTTTGGCTACTCCAGTGATTGCAACTGCTAGCAATGACGTCGTGGTGTTCCCAGCCTACGCTGACTCTGCTTGTGCAACCATCAGCGTCGTCGGCGCCGGTGGATGTGCACCTTACACCTACAACTGGAGCAACGGTTCGCAGGCAAGTAGCCAGAATGTCTGCCCGACGGTATCTACCACCTATTTCGTCACGGTGACGGACGCTCAGGGCTGTACAGGTGTTGATAGCGTACGCGTCTGTGCAATCGACATTACATGTGTCGGTGTAAAGATGGCTGACGAGCCAGCTGCTGCCATGGAACTCGAATCAGAAGTCACTATGCGTGCCTTCCCGAATCCGACCAACGGCGCTTTGACGGTAGAACTGGCTTGCCAGAACTGCACCGAGGACGCTACCTACCAAGTGAAAGTGAGCGATATCTACGGAAAACAATTGGGTCAAATTGAAATCACCCTTTCTTCCGGCGAAGCTTCGACCAAGCTTGACTTGTCACAGTATGCTGCAGGTGTGTATATGATCACCGCCACCAATGGAGATCAGCGCCTTGTTGAACGTATTGTGAAGCAATAAGATAGAAATCATTCAGGAAGCAGAGGCCACCCACTGGGTGGCCTCTGTGCATTTGGGGGTACATGGAACACTGCACATGTTGGAGGTCCCATCTTGAGTTTTGCTGCTTTCTCGCTGACGGTTGCCGCATTCAAAGCACTCGCATCACCGACAATTTCCTATATTGCCCCGGTTTAGCGCAGCAATGGAACTCAGCACTCAGTCTCGCCCAGGTCTCAAATCCCTTTTGCATCCCAAGGTGATGATCACTGTCGGCTTTGCATTGGCATTCTACTTTCTGATTCGTGCCTTCGAAGGGGTGAAGTTCCCAGCCTATCCCACCCAGAATCTGCTGCCGCAAACGGCCTTGTTGCTGACCAGTTTGCTTTCGATCGTGGCGATGTGGTGGTGGCAGGGACGGCAATGGAGCTACTATTTCCTTGCTCATTTGTTTGCATTCGGATTTGGTGCAGCAACGTTATTGGCTTGGTCTTCCTATGATTATGGCTCCGGTGGCATCGGGAGCGATGCTTGGTTCAGTACCTCGATTCTTGTCAAATACAAACATCAAGGTTCTAACACGGACTTCGCCTACAAAGGCTTGCATTCGTTCTATCCTTCACTCTATCAATACCTTGGCGGTCGGTTGGCGGCCTTGACGCATACCTCTGCGATCAAGGCGATGAAATACGCGGTCTATTGGACGGCCTTTTTGTTGCCTTTGGCGGCCTACGGCCTCTGGCGCAAGGTGCTAGCCGAATTGCCCGCATTTCTCATGATCGTTCTGGCAATGATGATTTGTCGCAGAAATTTGGCCTTCAAGCCATTTGAGGTGATCTCGCTGAATATTTTCATTCCTTGGGCACTTTACTATGTTGGAGGCGTGCGGATGAAAATCGAGGAGGGAAATCCTGTTTGGGAAATGTCTTCGGTGCTTGACCGAAAAAATATACTGATAGGGGGCCTCATTGGCGGACTCTGTTTCATGACCTTCTATTACTATTTCTTTCTCTTCATTGTCTGGATTCCGATTCAACTGCTGGTTGATTGGCGGATGACGCAGGACATCGGAAAGATTTGGGCCCGATGGAAGGCATTTGCCTTGATGATCGGGGTGATGATGCTCGTATCCGCTGTCTATTGGGTGCCGCTGATCGGGGACATGGCCCGTTATGGCATGGCTTCCTATCAAAACCGTTGGTTCGCGTTTCACATGTTCGGGCTTCCATTTGACATCAGCAACCAATGGAAGGAATTGCTGGGGTTGATCGTGTTGATCGGATTGGCGCCGTGGAACAAGCTCGCACAGACCATTTTGACGTTGTTTGTGGCAATGATCGCCTACATTTTGGTGGGGCATTGGGCCATGTATGCAGGTTTCCCTTTGCTGCATTTCAGGATGGTAGGGCTCGAAGAATACCTGCTGCAACTCGGTCTGATTCTTGGACTGATTCGATTGCTCCAACATTTCACGGGTTTCATCGAATCCAAATGGGAAAAAATGCTACCTGTGGCGATCTTGAGCGTCTTTGTGGTCGGAATGGCGATGGGATTCAGCTGGGAAAAGGGAAATGACGATTCGCAGGCAGCAGCCAATACCAAGCCACCCGGTTTGATGCCCTTTCCTGAATTCACCGAATTGGCCAAGGATAAGGTTTTTCTGACCAACCGGCTCGATTTGGTCGCCCACAGACCGATGTACCTGTTCATTTGTCCCAATGCCCATTATTCGCACCCCGCGTCGCGGTACCGTGAACGTTTGAAGTTTCTCACGTTGCTTTCCAAAAGCGAGGATTCCGATTTCATTTCCTGGATGTTGCAATACAACAAGTACAATGCTGTCGACTACGTGATTCTAGACGACAATCGCATTGAAATCTACGATGACAATTTCCCCAAGCAGCCTGCACATATAAAGGTTGTGTTGCAGTTTGCTCCCAATGCCTTCGAAGGTGATTTTTTCTTACAGGACAGCCTTTTTCGAGAAATCAAACACCTCAAGCCAATGCCTGCCGACCATTGGAAGACCTTCACACCCGCGCAGCAACGTTTGGTGGCATTGTTTAGCGATCAGGACAAAGAAGCTGTTCTTAGTCAGATTCCCACAGCCACCATGTCGGCGATGAAAGATGAAATTCGCATCCGTGTGACCGACTATTTGATGTGGCAACGGGTGTTTTGGCACCGGTACCTTGGAGAGTAGGGGTTTGAGATCGAGGTGGAAGGGCGAGAAGTGAAGGTCAAGGTGGTTGAGTTTGCGGGATTTCCCTTAATTTAGCAATGGAGGCCGTATTTCTGTCTTCATCGAGATCGAAAACTCAAATAAGATGCGCATTTTTTCCATTGAGCTTGAAAATTTCCGGATGTTTGAAAAGAAGCGGGTGGAGTTTCCTGCGATGTTTTCCGTGCTGATCGGGGAGAATGGGACTGGGAAGAGTGCTATTCTGGAGGCATTGAGTATATGTTTAGATAGAAAC
The window above is part of the Bacteroidota bacterium genome. Proteins encoded here:
- a CDS encoding choice-of-anchor B family protein, with translation MIKTLTSFLVLLLFTFAASAQPIVSKNISLVSHIPYNDICSDVEVYTDAGVEYAILGHEFGTSIISLANPASPAVLFEIPAQAPIMWHEVAVYQHYAYITNEGGAGLRIIDLGNLPTSVAHIDTVIDGMTSQHTLMIEGDRLYIFGANIDNGGVSIYSLADPWRPSRLGAYDGQYVHDAYVRNDTAYLGEIYQGFMHMVDLGNPTNPVSIGQVLTPDQFTHNTWLNDAGNICFTTDEVDAAYVAAYDISNPANIFEVGRYRSSLSGGQSIPHNVKVLNDFLVLAYYKDGVNIVDAARPHNMIEVGYFDTNPLSGPGFDGVWGLECFSPSGRIYAADMSQGFWVLNPTYKRACYLEGTVTDFSNGNPLTNASITILGTPSSDLSSNFGEYATGVADSGTYTIRYAKYGYRDTTITALLDHGVLTLRNIALVPNPRVAMTVNVIETGTGNPVANAGVVFQEVTSGIPTTYTTNTQGQLVDNNFMASDYHLIVGHWGHQTVQIDTNITASTNTITVSIPKGYYDDFTFDFGWTTSGTAQSGQWERGEPVGTPFFNIFCNPEVDDSTDFGNECYVTGNQGGDANFNDVDQGVTVLTSPVMDLSGYTNPWLIFDYWFISISNSGQNGFKDSLSVYLNNGTTRQRVWYLKDRQFPVWQTDTIQIASFLPFTSTMTVEVRCSDNVSDQIVEGAIDKIRIEDQSFVGQAHGTPDVELLKAFPNPSNGSISLEYDLQGLQDGVISILDLNGRLVSQYSLHNAKGVLKVDLALKTGMYFAVLEAGGSRLATQKLVRF
- a CDS encoding HYR domain-containing protein, producing the protein MKIRKIQVMLFALMVGTTWALSCLPRLVSAQTVTDPSVLVRNYDLQKRQTVQAFQTPEGSNTRTGNPKTLSETVNPLSAARVGDLENPSANLPACFVPVDGSFTSIPRNDDGSFGPIALPFTFSLYGTNYNQVWINTNGNLTFTGPYGVYSASGFPFNVPMVAPFWADVDTRTGGMIYYKVNPTNLIVTWNGVGYYSQHIEKLNTFQCIIGTNNDPLIGLGQNVCFHYGDMQWTTGDASGGSAGFGGTPSTVGINQGNSIDYIQIGRFGVNSSAYDGPGGATDGINYLDDQCTCFNVSNSGNIPPTTSTIPSNNTVNIACGQTLTFPVTFIAPEVNQTVSTVVNTGGLCNTTVSSTSGATSTTTITITGAPCNQGTHTISLTATDNGFPVGSVTEVITVNVGSCCNLTASIASTTPASCPGTATGSVDLSVAGAGGAVTYIWSNGATTQDLSNVPAGTYSVTVTSVGCTATATATVGTTPDLTNPVINCPGNITVNNAPGLCSSVVTFGATATDNCGTVSVVQTSGSPSGSAFPVGNSSVTFRATDGSGRTSTCSFVVTVIDNEAPIVTCGSGGLISGPNHNSFDNDVTLANEPGICGALHEFDNEVTDNCPGFSFVQTAGLPSGSTYPVGATTNTFLATDASGNTTECSFVVTVVDVEAPVVNCPAGVTLNSNNGVCGAVVSYAVSTSDNCPGQTLSQTAGLTSGSLFPVGTTTNDFVVVDAAGNQSACSYVVTVVDAQSPTITCPANITVNNDLGSCSALVSYAVASSDNCPGATTVQTAGLPSGTTFPFGNTTNTFIVTAANGQTASCSFNVAVTPTSTLDTDADGLLNICDFDDDNDGITDSTECPGTFFWSNPPTVTGVNTARYHQWHQLHLYLQPAGIYKPFHFCLRDIPY
- a CDS encoding HYR domain-containing protein, with the protein product MNNSNFSCANTGANTVVLTVLDIHGNSSNCTATITVQDNINPTITCPANITVSNDAGLCSAVVGYTATAADNCSATVSYSIAPGSVFAVGTGSVTATATDPSGNAVNCTFTVTVNDNENPTITCPANVNVSCVRDLPAANTAVVGSSDNCGVAAVTHVGDVTTGTGCTGNARVILRTYRVTDIYGNSVTCVQTLTALATPVIATASNDVVVFPAYADSACATISVVGAGGCAPYTYNWSNGSQASSQNVCPTVSTTYFVTVTDAQGCTGVDSVRVCAIDITCVGVKMADEPAAAMELESEVTMRAFPNPTNGALTVELACQNCTEDATYQVKVSDIYGKQLGQIEITLSSGEASTKLDLSQYAAGVYMITATNGDQRLVERIVKQ
- a CDS encoding arabinofuranosyltransferase; this encodes MELSTQSRPGLKSLLHPKVMITVGFALAFYFLIRAFEGVKFPAYPTQNLLPQTALLLTSLLSIVAMWWWQGRQWSYYFLAHLFAFGFGAATLLAWSSYDYGSGGIGSDAWFSTSILVKYKHQGSNTDFAYKGLHSFYPSLYQYLGGRLAALTHTSAIKAMKYAVYWTAFLLPLAAYGLWRKVLAELPAFLMIVLAMMICRRNLAFKPFEVISLNIFIPWALYYVGGVRMKIEEGNPVWEMSSVLDRKNILIGGLIGGLCFMTFYYYFFLFIVWIPIQLLVDWRMTQDIGKIWARWKAFALMIGVMMLVSAVYWVPLIGDMARYGMASYQNRWFAFHMFGLPFDISNQWKELLGLIVLIGLAPWNKLAQTILTLFVAMIAYILVGHWAMYAGFPLLHFRMVGLEEYLLQLGLILGLIRLLQHFTGFIESKWEKMLPVAILSVFVVGMAMGFSWEKGNDDSQAAANTKPPGLMPFPEFTELAKDKVFLTNRLDLVAHRPMYLFICPNAHYSHPASRYRERLKFLTLLSKSEDSDFISWMLQYNKYNAVDYVILDDNRIEIYDDNFPKQPAHIKVVLQFAPNAFEGDFFLQDSLFREIKHLKPMPADHWKTFTPAQQRLVALFSDQDKEAVLSQIPTATMSAMKDEIRIRVTDYLMWQRVFWHRYLGE